The Fulvivirga ligni genome window below encodes:
- a CDS encoding glycosyltransferase codes for MTKYELTIVVPVYNEIESLPTFKEEMDKYLSKTTLATKILFINDGSKDGSLQLIKDICTDNQHYFYASLEKNCGLSAAIKTGIDLCDTKYFGYIDSDLQTSPEDFITYFDFLGEYSMVNGIRARRSDSVVKKMSSKIANGFRRVMINDGIQDTCCPLKIIDSQYAKKIPFFKGMHRFIPALIQLQGGKVKQLAIRHFPRYAGTAKYHLFNRLTGPFVDTFVFLWMRKRYITYKVAEMNLPHE; via the coding sequence ATGACGAAATATGAGTTGACGATAGTAGTGCCGGTATATAATGAAATAGAAAGCCTGCCTACTTTTAAAGAAGAGATGGATAAATATTTGTCTAAAACCACATTAGCTACTAAAATTCTTTTCATCAATGACGGTTCTAAAGATGGCAGTTTACAGTTGATTAAGGACATATGCACCGATAATCAACATTATTTCTATGCTTCATTGGAAAAAAACTGCGGCTTAAGTGCTGCTATTAAAACAGGCATTGACCTCTGTGATACCAAATATTTCGGTTATATAGATTCTGATTTACAGACCTCTCCTGAAGATTTTATTACTTACTTCGATTTTCTAGGGGAATATTCTATGGTAAATGGGATAAGAGCTAGAAGATCAGATAGCGTGGTAAAGAAAATGTCATCTAAAATTGCCAATGGTTTTAGAAGAGTCATGATCAACGATGGTATTCAAGACACCTGTTGTCCGTTAAAAATAATCGACAGTCAATACGCTAAAAAAATTCCTTTCTTTAAAGGTATGCACAGATTTATACCGGCATTAATTCAATTGCAAGGCGGAAAGGTTAAGCAGCTGGCTATCAGGCATTTTCCTAGATATGCTGGCACAGCTAAGTATCATCTTTTTAACCGCCTTACTGGTCCTTTTGTAGATACCTTTGTGTTCTTATGGATGCGCAAGAGATATATTACATACAAGGTAGCCGAAATGAATCTTCCGCATGAATAA
- a CDS encoding ComF family protein, which yields MLNDFLSLIFPNYCLACNRGLAKGEELLCLKCEYSLPQTKSHLEPDNFIAHKFYGRVPLAHVFANYKFNKSGKVQRLLHRLKYDNKPELGVLLGKKYGVELAKDGFQDKFDIIVPVPLHAKRLRRRGYNQSEMFADGLSEALGVPREADALIRRRNTFTQTKKSRLSRWKNVSEIFQLNDSISIEDKHILLVDDVITTGATIEACVHPLIDGGSKSVSVAAIAAAK from the coding sequence ATGCTTAATGATTTCCTATCATTGATCTTTCCTAATTACTGCCTGGCCTGTAATAGAGGTCTGGCCAAAGGAGAAGAATTGCTCTGTTTGAAATGTGAATATAGTTTGCCGCAAACTAAATCACACCTGGAACCAGATAACTTCATTGCTCATAAATTCTATGGTCGTGTTCCGTTGGCCCATGTTTTCGCCAATTATAAGTTTAATAAAAGCGGAAAAGTTCAACGATTATTGCACCGCCTTAAATATGATAATAAACCTGAGCTTGGTGTTTTATTGGGTAAGAAATATGGTGTTGAATTGGCAAAGGATGGCTTTCAAGACAAATTCGATATCATAGTGCCGGTTCCGCTTCATGCTAAAAGATTGAGGAGACGTGGGTATAACCAAAGTGAAATGTTTGCCGATGGACTTTCCGAAGCCTTGGGTGTTCCACGTGAAGCGGATGCCCTGATCAGAAGAAGAAATACTTTTACTCAAACCAAAAAGTCTCGCTTATCCAGATGGAAAAATGTGTCTGAAATCTTCCAGCTCAATGACAGTATCTCAATTGAGGATAAACATATATTATTAGTAGATGATGTCATTACTACCGGAGCTACCATTGAAGCCTGTGTTCATCCTTTGATTGATGGAGGTTCAAAATCAGTATCAGTGGCAGCCATTGCGGCGGCTAAATAG
- the ybeY gene encoding rRNA maturation RNase YbeY — protein MAIHFFEEEVNYKLPDSEHTILWIENSIKAEGYSLEELNFIFCSDEYLHQMNVEYLDHDTLTDIITFDNSEEDTIEGDIFISIDRVKENASDQNTSFDNELHRVLIHGVLHLCGYGDKEAEEKKLMREKEDTYLSKL, from the coding sequence ATGGCCATTCATTTTTTTGAAGAAGAAGTTAACTATAAGCTTCCGGACTCAGAGCATACCATTCTATGGATTGAGAATTCCATAAAGGCAGAGGGATATTCTCTGGAAGAATTAAACTTTATATTCTGCTCTGACGAATACCTACATCAAATGAATGTAGAATATTTAGATCATGATACCCTAACTGACATTATCACGTTTGACAACTCAGAAGAGGACACCATAGAAGGCGACATTTTCATCAGTATTGATAGAGTAAAGGAAAATGCTAGTGATCAGAACACATCATTTGATAACGAGCTACATAGAGTGCTCATTCACGGAGTACTTCATCTGTGTGGTTATGGCGACAAGGAAGCTGAGGAAAAGAAGTTAATGAGAGAAAAAGAAGATACATATCTTTCTAAATTATAA
- a CDS encoding DUF4175 family protein: protein MNNVEQNIYSKIQLYRRKYYLTLAVRGLLISLGLTLAIFLVFNTLEYSFHFGSIIRAFLLFIFLGIGTWALTKFVIIPLIKMIRDEQAMSNEEAARQIGKHFPEISDKLLNIIQLHGFEGALVQASISQKAQTISTYNFTEAVDVKKNRSYVKYLALPLVLLLSALIIRPSLITTSSNRIIKFNQEFIPEAPFLFKVQNNPLIAFKNENFTLNLKLEGEVLPSSAFLEINDRLVKLEQKNGDFEYTFSKIQDTKTFRFQAAGFHSKTYEIQVVERPNIKSFNVYLEYPQYLRKQNDRLNNTGNLQIPEGTNVKWQFKTIQSEVLTIGFDGEDSIQNIKSTDNQIFEYENQFFNTQVYSLNLKNKYSSNKEKILYKIEVIKDQYPEIDLNTYQDTTLYNYIALGGNISDDYGLSELRLFYQISTPGNSSKSDYKSIRIPISKQQDNQRYYYQWFLDSLGIKEGNSINYYLQVWDNDGVNGRKASKTGTYSFKLPTKAEIKDQIEKTNAKTEQDIDKTIKDAKDLKKKISEAENRLKGKKDLNWQEENLLKDIIKKRDELNKSLEELKKQNKDNQDKRNRFTEQDQKIAEKTEQLQKLMDELLDEETKKLYEELKKLLEDKKNVEDIQSTLDQIDNKENNLEQELERTLELFKRMKFDQKMDDALNNLEEQIKKQEELEEQTSDKDSNEEDLAKQQEELQKEFEEFQKEKEELEEMNQELKNPESLPDTQEEEQQIKEEQEKAKESLEKNKRKKASQSQQNAKQQMQKMQQKMQQMQSSMEMTMMQENLDDLRDIIHNLLKLSFDQENLMNEFREVKQSDPRFVELGQIELKLKDDAQIVQDSLLALSQRVFQIATFVTRELGEMNAHMDRSVDAIRERKKPVAVSEQQFAMTSMNNLALLLDDVLQQMMDAMQDAMGTGQSKQKGKQKSPSLSELQKELNNKISELKKSGKTGRQMSEELAKLAAQQEQIRRQMQEMQEKFGGEGGKKPGDGIPEKMEETEKDLVNKNITQETINRQKDILTRLLESEDAMREREQDEERKAESGKDYEKALPKAFGEYFKLKEKEIELLKTVPPKLYPYYKKEVNEYFKRIGNEPNN from the coding sequence ATGAATAATGTAGAACAGAACATATACAGCAAGATACAACTGTACAGGAGAAAATATTATCTTACTCTTGCTGTAAGAGGTCTACTCATTTCGTTAGGATTAACGCTCGCTATTTTTCTAGTTTTTAATACACTGGAATATTCCTTTCACTTTGGCTCTATCATTAGGGCCTTCTTGCTTTTTATATTTCTGGGTATTGGTACATGGGCCCTTACCAAATTTGTAATTATTCCTCTTATCAAAATGATAAGAGATGAGCAGGCTATGAGTAACGAAGAAGCTGCTCGACAAATAGGAAAACACTTTCCTGAAATTAGTGACAAGCTTCTTAACATTATTCAGCTTCACGGATTTGAAGGTGCTCTGGTTCAGGCGAGCATTTCTCAAAAAGCTCAAACCATTAGTACTTACAATTTTACCGAGGCCGTAGACGTAAAAAAGAACCGCTCATACGTGAAGTATTTAGCCCTTCCCCTCGTGCTTCTTCTTTCTGCGTTAATTATAAGGCCTTCACTAATCACCACAAGCTCTAATCGGATTATAAAGTTTAACCAAGAATTTATACCAGAAGCTCCATTTCTTTTTAAAGTTCAAAATAATCCTTTAATAGCCTTTAAAAATGAAAACTTTACTCTCAACCTAAAATTAGAGGGTGAAGTTCTACCCAGCAGCGCATTTTTAGAGATAAATGACAGATTAGTAAAACTTGAGCAAAAAAATGGAGATTTTGAATACACTTTCAGTAAAATTCAAGACACCAAAACTTTCCGTTTTCAGGCTGCCGGATTTCATTCTAAGACTTATGAAATTCAGGTAGTGGAGAGACCCAATATTAAAAGTTTTAATGTCTACCTTGAGTATCCTCAGTATTTGAGAAAACAGAATGATAGACTTAATAATACTGGTAACTTACAGATTCCTGAAGGCACCAACGTAAAGTGGCAATTTAAAACTATCCAGTCAGAAGTACTCACCATTGGCTTTGATGGTGAAGACAGCATTCAAAACATTAAAAGCACTGATAATCAGATATTTGAATATGAAAATCAATTTTTCAACACACAAGTATATAGCTTGAATCTCAAGAATAAGTATAGCTCTAACAAGGAGAAAATATTGTATAAAATAGAGGTTATTAAAGATCAATATCCAGAGATAGATCTTAACACTTATCAAGATACTACCCTTTATAATTATATTGCCTTAGGAGGAAACATTTCAGATGATTATGGCCTCAGTGAATTGCGATTATTTTATCAAATTAGTACGCCCGGAAATTCTAGTAAGTCTGATTATAAATCCATTAGAATCCCAATTTCTAAGCAGCAGGATAATCAACGCTATTATTACCAATGGTTTCTTGATTCTCTAGGCATCAAAGAAGGCAACAGCATTAATTATTATCTACAAGTGTGGGATAATGATGGTGTCAATGGAAGAAAAGCATCTAAAACCGGAACTTATTCCTTTAAACTCCCCACTAAAGCTGAAATCAAAGATCAGATAGAAAAAACCAACGCAAAGACCGAACAGGACATCGATAAAACAATTAAGGATGCCAAAGATCTTAAGAAGAAGATTTCAGAAGCTGAAAACAGGTTGAAGGGCAAGAAGGATCTTAATTGGCAAGAGGAAAATCTTCTAAAGGACATTATTAAGAAAAGAGACGAGCTAAATAAATCACTGGAGGAGCTCAAGAAGCAAAACAAGGACAATCAGGATAAGAGAAATCGATTCACAGAACAGGATCAAAAAATAGCAGAGAAAACAGAGCAGCTACAAAAGTTAATGGATGAGCTTCTGGACGAGGAGACTAAGAAACTGTATGAGGAATTAAAAAAGCTTTTAGAAGATAAAAAGAATGTTGAAGACATACAAAGTACTCTGGATCAGATAGATAACAAGGAAAATAATCTTGAACAAGAGCTAGAACGAACCCTTGAGCTTTTCAAGCGAATGAAGTTTGATCAAAAAATGGATGATGCTCTTAATAACCTTGAAGAGCAAATTAAGAAACAAGAGGAGCTAGAGGAGCAAACTTCAGATAAGGATTCTAATGAAGAAGATTTGGCTAAGCAGCAAGAAGAGCTACAGAAAGAGTTCGAAGAATTCCAGAAAGAGAAAGAAGAACTGGAAGAAATGAATCAGGAGTTGAAGAACCCAGAATCTCTACCAGATACACAGGAAGAAGAGCAACAGATTAAGGAAGAACAAGAAAAGGCCAAGGAGTCATTAGAAAAGAATAAAAGAAAAAAAGCAAGCCAATCTCAGCAGAATGCCAAACAGCAGATGCAAAAGATGCAGCAAAAGATGCAGCAGATGCAGAGTAGCATGGAGATGACTATGATGCAAGAGAATTTGGATGACTTAAGAGATATTATTCATAACCTTCTAAAACTATCTTTCGATCAGGAGAACCTGATGAATGAGTTTAGAGAGGTGAAACAAAGCGATCCTCGTTTTGTTGAATTAGGACAAATAGAGCTCAAACTGAAGGATGATGCACAGATTGTACAGGACAGTTTGCTCGCACTGTCTCAGAGAGTATTTCAAATAGCCACATTTGTTACCAGAGAGCTGGGAGAGATGAACGCTCACATGGACAGAAGTGTAGATGCCATTAGAGAAAGAAAGAAGCCCGTAGCGGTTTCAGAGCAGCAGTTTGCCATGACTTCTATGAATAATCTGGCCCTCTTGCTTGATGATGTCCTTCAACAAATGATGGATGCTATGCAGGACGCAATGGGTACAGGACAGTCAAAACAAAAAGGCAAACAGAAAAGCCCATCACTGAGTGAACTGCAGAAAGAGCTCAACAACAAAATAAGCGAACTGAAGAAGAGTGGCAAAACAGGAAGACAAATGTCTGAAGAGCTAGCCAAACTAGCAGCACAGCAAGAACAAATAAGACGCCAGATGCAGGAAATGCAAGAAAAATTTGGTGGTGAAGGCGGCAAGAAGCCCGGAGACGGAATACCAGAGAAGATGGAAGAGACCGAGAAAGACCTGGTAAATAAAAATATCACTCAAGAGACCATTAACAGGCAGAAAGACATCCTTACCCGATTACTTGAGTCTGAAGATGCAATGAGAGAAAGAGAGCAGGACGAAGAAAGAAAAGCAGAAAGCGGTAAAGACTATGAGAAAGCCCTACCAAAAGCTTTTGGAGAATACTTTAAGCTGAAAGAAAAGGAGATAGAACTTTTAAAAACAGTTCCACCTAAACTTTATCCTTATTACAAAAAAGAAGTTAACGAATATTTTAAAAGAATAGGTAACGAACCTAATAATTGA
- the mnmG gene encoding tRNA uridine-5-carboxymethylaminomethyl(34) synthesis enzyme MnmG, with amino-acid sequence MFPEYDVIVVGAGHAGCEAAHAAASMGSKVLLATMNMNTIAQMSCNPAMGGVAKGQIVREIDALGGMSGIISDKSMIQFRMLNKSKGPAMWSPRTQNDRMRFAEEWRMALEGTPNVDFWQEMITGITVENNKVTGVTTSLGLTIKAKAVVLTNGTFLNGLIHIGEKQFGGGRTGERAAKGITEQLVSLGFESGRMKTGTPPRVDGRSLDYTKMEEQKGDENPEKFSYIDATKPLEHQRSCYITYTNNQVHETLQTGFEKSPMFNGRIQGVGPRYCPSIEDKINRFADRERHQIFVEPEGWDTVEIYVNGFSTSLPEDVQYEAMRLIPGFENAKMFRPGYAIEYDYFPPTQLNLTLETKQVENLYFAGQINGTTGYEEAACQGLIAGINAHNKTSEKEEFIIKRSEAYIGVLIDDLINKGTKEPYRMFTSRAEFRILLRQDNADLRLTEKGHALGLASDARLETMLDKKNDVSRVINDLKQKRVEPELANAELESFNSAPLKQRGPVISLLKRPELNIFQLKELDPQIKSYLNKYSNHVLEQAEIQIKYDSYIEKEKELANKMEQLEDKKIRSNFNYDEVKALSSEAREKLKQIQPATIGQASRISGVSPADISILMVYLSK; translated from the coding sequence ATGTTTCCAGAGTATGATGTAATAGTAGTAGGAGCAGGGCATGCGGGTTGTGAAGCAGCACATGCTGCGGCATCAATGGGTTCTAAGGTATTATTAGCTACCATGAATATGAACACCATAGCTCAAATGAGTTGTAACCCTGCAATGGGTGGAGTAGCTAAAGGCCAAATAGTGCGGGAAATAGATGCTCTTGGTGGTATGTCAGGTATCATATCAGACAAGAGTATGATCCAGTTCAGGATGTTGAATAAGTCTAAAGGACCAGCAATGTGGAGCCCTCGAACTCAAAATGACAGAATGCGCTTTGCAGAGGAATGGAGAATGGCTCTAGAAGGAACACCGAATGTTGATTTCTGGCAAGAGATGATTACAGGCATAACGGTTGAGAACAATAAAGTAACCGGCGTTACCACCAGCTTAGGGCTAACTATAAAGGCTAAAGCAGTAGTGCTAACTAATGGCACGTTCTTAAACGGACTCATTCATATTGGTGAAAAACAATTCGGTGGTGGCAGAACTGGTGAACGAGCAGCTAAGGGAATTACAGAACAATTGGTAAGCTTAGGCTTTGAATCCGGTAGAATGAAAACCGGTACACCTCCAAGAGTTGATGGACGAAGCCTTGATTATACCAAAATGGAGGAGCAGAAAGGTGATGAGAACCCTGAAAAGTTTTCATATATCGATGCCACCAAGCCATTAGAACATCAAAGAAGCTGCTACATCACATATACTAATAATCAGGTACATGAGACATTACAGACAGGCTTCGAAAAATCACCAATGTTTAATGGCAGAATACAGGGTGTTGGCCCAAGGTATTGTCCATCCATTGAAGACAAGATAAATCGTTTTGCCGATAGAGAGAGGCATCAGATATTTGTGGAGCCAGAAGGCTGGGATACAGTAGAGATATATGTTAATGGATTCTCAACCTCTTTACCAGAAGATGTACAGTATGAAGCCATGCGTCTAATCCCCGGGTTTGAAAATGCCAAGATGTTTAGACCAGGTTATGCGATAGAATATGATTACTTTCCACCAACACAGCTTAATCTTACACTAGAAACCAAGCAGGTAGAGAACCTATATTTTGCTGGCCAAATTAATGGCACAACAGGATATGAGGAAGCTGCATGTCAAGGGCTTATTGCTGGCATCAATGCACACAATAAAACCAGTGAGAAAGAAGAATTCATCATAAAAAGATCAGAGGCATACATTGGTGTACTAATAGATGACCTCATAAACAAGGGGACCAAAGAACCTTATAGAATGTTCACTTCACGTGCAGAATTCCGTATTCTGCTTCGACAAGATAATGCAGATCTAAGATTAACTGAGAAGGGTCATGCTTTAGGTCTAGCTTCAGATGCCCGTTTAGAAACCATGCTAGATAAGAAGAATGATGTCTCCAGGGTTATTAATGATCTTAAGCAGAAGAGGGTAGAACCAGAACTGGCTAACGCAGAACTTGAGTCATTTAACTCTGCACCTCTGAAGCAAAGAGGACCTGTAATAAGTTTACTTAAGAGACCTGAGCTAAATATCTTTCAATTAAAGGAACTAGATCCCCAGATTAAATCATATTTAAATAAATACAGCAACCATGTTCTAGAACAGGCTGAAATACAAATTAAATATGATAGCTACATAGAGAAGGAAAAAGAGTTGGCCAATAAAATGGAACAACTTGAAGACAAGAAGATCAGAAGCAACTTTAACTATGATGAGGTAAAAGCACTGTCTTCTGAAGCAAGAGAGAAACTAAAACAAATACAACCAGCTACCATAGGACAAGCTTCCAGGATAAGTGGAGTGTCACCAGCAGACATTTCAATCCTTATGGTATATCTAAGTAAATAA
- a CDS encoding lipid-A-disaccharide synthase N-terminal domain-containing protein: MNNFWITAIGFLAQALFSARLIVQWFKSEKAGRVLSPTIFWQLSLVASFLLVVYGVLRNDIVVIGGQLISYFIYIRNLRFKRAWRFLPIWFRMATIFAPIISLAYLILNKQFHFHQLLENDDISYSLMVWGSIGQIIFTFRFIYQWIYSERQQQSVLPAGFWVISLVGSLMIISYGVFRSDIVIIIGQLFGSIIYSRNLFLIFKKKKTQ, encoded by the coding sequence ATGAATAATTTCTGGATTACTGCAATAGGATTTCTGGCGCAGGCACTTTTCTCAGCAAGGCTTATTGTACAATGGTTTAAATCAGAAAAAGCGGGTAGAGTACTTTCACCCACTATATTCTGGCAGCTTAGTCTTGTAGCATCATTTCTATTAGTGGTTTATGGTGTGCTACGAAATGATATTGTGGTAATAGGGGGCCAACTTATCTCCTATTTCATATATATCAGAAACCTGAGATTCAAAAGAGCATGGAGGTTCTTACCTATATGGTTCCGAATGGCTACTATCTTTGCGCCAATCATTTCACTGGCCTATTTAATACTGAATAAGCAATTTCATTTTCATCAACTGTTAGAAAATGATGACATTTCTTATTCATTGATGGTGTGGGGTTCCATAGGACAAATCATTTTTACCTTCAGATTTATTTATCAATGGATCTATTCTGAAAGACAACAACAGTCTGTTTTACCAGCAGGATTTTGGGTTATTAGTCTCGTGGGCTCATTAATGATCATTAGTTATGGTGTTTTTCGATCTGATATTGTGATAATCATAGGACAGCTTTTTGGGTCCATTATATATTCTCGTAACTTATTTCTCATCTTCAAAAAGAAAAAAACTCAGTGA
- a CDS encoding ATP-binding protein — MNTIKIQIPSLSENIRMIESFIDNAKEKFKLDDDIYGNIMIAVTEAVNNAIKHGNQQDKAKNVALSLSLHDSLIKFTIKDEGPGFDYSNLPDPTSPENIEKPGGRGIFLMRHLSDEVTFKEEGKVVELNFYIN, encoded by the coding sequence ATGAACACCATTAAAATTCAGATCCCTTCCTTGTCAGAGAATATCCGAATGATCGAAAGCTTCATTGATAATGCCAAAGAGAAGTTTAAACTAGACGATGACATCTATGGCAATATTATGATAGCAGTGACAGAAGCTGTGAACAATGCTATTAAGCACGGTAATCAGCAAGATAAAGCGAAGAATGTAGCACTCAGTTTATCTCTGCATGATAGTCTTATCAAATTTACCATTAAGGACGAGGGCCCTGGTTTTGACTACAGCAATCTTCCAGATCCTACGTCACCAGAGAACATTGAGAAACCAGGTGGTAGAGGTATATTCCTCATGAGACATCTTTCGGATGAAGTGACATTTAAGGAAGAGGGTAAAGTTGTTGAACTGAATTTCTATATTAATTAA
- a CDS encoding HD domain-containing protein, whose product MTILVEKVEDYVKRKLKDLPKNMYFHNIKHTEMVVKAAKEVCCKVEASEEVEGVVLIAAWFHDIGYLCDYYNHEEESKIIALDFLIKENYDVRKINEVLNCINATRFGYEPKSLAEKIIRDADVYHLASNQYFDWLARLRSEWEHKLNTCLTDQQWYYKNLLFLKNHSFCTAYGQRVLEKKKQLNINKNIKKMEGRN is encoded by the coding sequence ATGACAATATTGGTTGAAAAGGTAGAAGACTATGTTAAGAGAAAGTTAAAGGATCTACCTAAAAATATGTATTTTCATAATATCAAACATACTGAAATGGTGGTTAAAGCCGCTAAAGAGGTTTGTTGTAAAGTAGAAGCTTCTGAGGAAGTAGAAGGGGTTGTTTTAATAGCGGCCTGGTTCCATGATATTGGATACCTATGCGATTATTATAATCATGAAGAAGAAAGCAAAATTATAGCATTGGACTTCTTAATTAAGGAGAACTACGATGTACGGAAGATAAATGAGGTGCTCAATTGTATTAATGCTACAAGGTTTGGTTATGAGCCAAAGAGCCTGGCTGAAAAAATAATAAGAGATGCTGATGTTTACCATTTGGCCAGCAACCAGTATTTCGACTGGCTGGCGAGGTTAAGGTCCGAATGGGAGCACAAACTGAACACCTGTCTCACTGATCAACAGTGGTATTATAAAAATCTATTATTTTTGAAAAATCACAGTTTTTGCACCGCTTACGGACAACGTGTTTTAGAAAAGAAAAAACAGCTAAATATTAATAAAAACATTAAAAAAATGGAGGGACGCAATTGA
- a CDS encoding ArnT family glycosyltransferase has translation MLTVKKKYHPLLLFILGGILFFSHLNSWSPPTIMEARNFISGREMVASNEWLIPTLNEKTRIRKPPLPTWLSAISIKIAGDENDLTALRLPAALAGIIMLFFLYGLVKDVFDNEHLALYASIILGSFYMIVQESHTGSWDIFCNTFMLGGVWMLYKGFQSERSFKYFVLSGLLLGASFLSKGPVSFYTILLPFVAAYFLSGHKIRSNKTKGLIVCGLITIIMSSAWPLYLYFKIPEVAKAIANEESDAWINRHNRPPWFYLHFMLFTGIWALTTLFSFIRYKKVFAAYDLKKVKFVLFWFIITFILLSVVPEKKERYFLPALLPLAVWVGNYVFFVLRSIHGKQLLTVDKTFVLVQGIINTLALVSLPILLYKFGSERGDISTTQLTFYSLVLGILLITQIYVLARKKRTLIYPISASIMMVFVLTCWPIIPNIGCKNPNFQDLRVVRDIVELQHFPLYTKAEISPERMWEIGRHINILPEEAQLPDSNVIIISDEPLQLYKVKKYTFHYNPGKKEDLLYFYVLN, from the coding sequence ATGTTAACGGTGAAAAAGAAGTATCATCCTCTATTACTCTTTATTCTTGGTGGTATATTGTTTTTTTCACATCTCAATAGTTGGTCACCACCCACTATTATGGAAGCCAGGAATTTTATTTCTGGCAGAGAGATGGTGGCCTCCAACGAATGGCTCATCCCTACGCTGAACGAAAAGACCAGAATCCGAAAGCCACCCTTACCTACCTGGCTTAGTGCGATTTCAATCAAAATAGCGGGTGATGAAAATGACCTGACAGCACTGAGGCTACCTGCAGCTCTAGCAGGTATAATTATGCTGTTCTTCCTCTATGGACTGGTAAAAGATGTTTTTGATAACGAACATCTAGCCTTATATGCTTCAATTATTCTCGGCTCCTTTTATATGATCGTGCAAGAGAGCCATACCGGGTCATGGGATATATTTTGTAACACATTTATGCTAGGTGGGGTATGGATGCTGTATAAAGGATTTCAGTCCGAACGGTCCTTTAAATATTTTGTGCTGAGTGGCCTGCTTTTGGGAGCATCTTTCCTAAGCAAAGGGCCTGTATCATTTTATACCATTTTACTACCTTTTGTTGCTGCCTATTTTCTTTCAGGACATAAAATAAGAAGCAATAAAACCAAGGGCCTGATAGTCTGTGGCTTAATCACAATTATCATGTCATCTGCATGGCCTCTATATCTTTACTTCAAGATTCCGGAAGTAGCTAAGGCCATAGCCAATGAGGAGAGCGATGCATGGATTAATAGACATAATAGACCGCCATGGTTTTATCTTCACTTTATGCTTTTTACAGGTATTTGGGCATTAACCACACTTTTTTCATTTATCCGATACAAAAAAGTATTTGCAGCCTATGATTTAAAAAAGGTAAAATTTGTTCTATTCTGGTTCATCATCACTTTCATACTTTTATCAGTAGTGCCCGAGAAGAAAGAAAGATACTTCCTGCCTGCACTTCTTCCTTTGGCCGTTTGGGTTGGAAATTATGTGTTTTTTGTGCTAAGAAGTATTCATGGCAAACAACTATTAACCGTAGACAAAACCTTTGTTTTAGTTCAAGGTATTATCAATACATTAGCTCTGGTAAGTCTACCTATTCTTCTTTACAAATTCGGATCAGAAAGAGGTGATATTAGCACAACACAATTAACATTTTACAGCTTAGTTCTAGGCATTCTATTAATCACACAGATCTACGTTCTTGCCAGGAAAAAAAGGACTTTAATATATCCTATCAGTGCATCTATCATGATGGTTTTCGTGTTAACCTGCTGGCCCATAATTCCAAACATCGGCTGCAAAAATCCAAATTTTCAAGACCTAAGGGTTGTGAGAGACATTGTGGAACTACAGCATTTTCCTTTATATACAAAAGCGGAAATATCTCCTGAAAGAATGTGGGAGATCGGAAGGCATATCAATATTTTACCAGAAGAAGCTCAATTACCAGATAGTAATGTGATAATCATTAGCGATGAACCACTACAACTATATAAAGTGAAAAAATATACTTTTCATTATAATCCTGGTAAGAAGGAAGATCTACTTTATTTCTACGTTTTGAATTAA
- a CDS encoding carboxymuconolactone decarboxylase family protein, translated as MNKVEEFNAYRSKMNEKILNADNKVLKRIFNLDTNAYSEGALDVKTKELMGMVASMVLRCDDCIKYHVQKCFELGVTKEQIFEAFAIANLVGGTIVIPHLRRAVEFWEELESQ; from the coding sequence ATGAATAAAGTCGAGGAATTTAATGCTTATCGCAGCAAGATGAATGAAAAGATCTTGAATGCTGATAACAAAGTGCTGAAAAGGATATTTAACCTGGATACAAATGCTTACAGCGAAGGTGCTTTAGATGTAAAAACTAAGGAATTAATGGGCATGGTAGCATCTATGGTATTGAGGTGTGATGACTGTATTAAATATCACGTGCAGAAATGTTTTGAGCTGGGAGTGACGAAAGAACAAATATTCGAAGCATTCGCTATTGCTAACTTGGTAGGAGGAACCATAGTAATTCCTCACCTGAGAAGGGCCGTAGAATTTTGGGAAGAATTAGAAAGCCAATAA